From Rudanella lutea DSM 19387, a single genomic window includes:
- a CDS encoding hydroxypyruvate isomerase family protein, with protein sequence MIRRNFIKSAALATASAATGTTLSGAALAANPTKNKFKLHYAPHFGMFENSAGKDPIDQLKFMADQGFTALEDNGMMGRPVELQEKIGKELNRLGMKMGVFVVDKGGNSQNSLAAGKQEYIDIFLNGCRRAVEVAKRCNAKYMTVVPGDFERNLPIGIQTGNVIDALRRGAEILEPHGLVMVLEPLSDTPNLFLRTSDQTYEICRGVNSPACKILFDVYHMQKNEGHIIPHINWAWNEIAYFQIGDNPGRKEPTTGEINYKNIFKHVYQKAKAENKEFIWGMEHGNARPGKEGEQALIQAYIESDSFTV encoded by the coding sequence ATGATTCGTCGCAATTTTATCAAATCGGCTGCCCTGGCCACGGCTTCGGCTGCTACAGGCACCACGCTGTCGGGAGCCGCTTTGGCCGCCAATCCAACCAAAAACAAGTTCAAACTTCACTACGCCCCGCACTTCGGGATGTTCGAAAACAGCGCAGGTAAAGACCCCATAGATCAGCTTAAGTTCATGGCCGATCAGGGTTTTACGGCGCTGGAAGACAACGGCATGATGGGCCGCCCGGTGGAGTTACAGGAGAAAATCGGCAAAGAGCTAAACCGCCTGGGTATGAAAATGGGCGTGTTTGTGGTCGATAAGGGTGGTAATTCGCAAAACTCGCTGGCGGCCGGCAAACAGGAGTACATTGATATTTTCCTGAACGGCTGCCGCCGGGCCGTTGAGGTGGCTAAGCGGTGCAACGCCAAATACATGACCGTAGTCCCCGGCGATTTTGAGCGTAACCTGCCCATCGGTATTCAGACCGGCAACGTAATCGATGCCCTGCGTCGGGGGGCTGAAATTCTGGAGCCGCACGGGCTCGTGATGGTACTTGAACCCCTGAGCGATACGCCCAATTTATTCCTGCGTACTTCCGATCAGACCTACGAGATTTGCCGGGGGGTAAACAGCCCGGCCTGCAAAATTCTGTTTGATGTGTACCACATGCAGAAAAACGAAGGGCATATTATTCCGCACATCAACTGGGCCTGGAACGAGATTGCGTATTTTCAGATCGGCGACAACCCCGGCCGCAAGGAGCCAACCACGGGCGAAATAAATTACAAGAATATTTTCAAGCACGTGTACCAGAAGGCCAAGGCCGAAAACAAAGAGTTTATCTGGGGTATGGAGCACGGCAACGCCCGACCCGGTAAGGAAGGCGAGCAAGCCCTGATTCAGGCCTACATCGAATCGGATAGCTTTACGGTGTAA
- a CDS encoding isoamylase early set domain-containing protein, with protein MALAKQFLKSKPVAKVTFELPAEAVNGAKVVSLVGDFNDWDVAAQPLKKQKDGSYKTTVELPVGKEYQYRFVIDGEKWENDWAADKYVASGVSTDDNSVVVL; from the coding sequence ATGGCATTGGCCAAACAATTTCTCAAGAGTAAGCCTGTAGCTAAAGTAACGTTTGAACTGCCTGCTGAGGCTGTCAACGGCGCTAAAGTTGTGTCTCTGGTGGGTGATTTCAATGATTGGGACGTAGCTGCCCAGCCCCTCAAGAAACAGAAGGATGGTTCTTACAAAACAACCGTTGAATTGCCCGTGGGCAAAGAGTACCAGTATCGTTTTGTGATCGATGGCGAAAAGTGGGAGAACGACTGGGCCGCCGACAAGTACGTGGCAAGCGGTGTTTCGACCGATGATAACTCTGTTGTAGTTCTGTAA
- the pnuC gene encoding nicotinamide riboside transporter PnuC, translating into MPNIFDISSIFFTVWGYPMSYLEFFGVVTGGVAVWLSTQASVWSWPVGAISVVLFFFLFYQIQLYPDMFLQVFFLVTNIQGWWRWTHPKPDEAIREGTAHVGELKISRTPTRQLVIWSSAGLLATGLLGTFANNLHTLFPVLFSQPSAFPYIDSFTTTMSVVATFLMIQKRVECWYVWLVVDIVLTYIYFVKDVKLVAAEYLIFCFVALQGAWLWTREYQAYRQLDDVPH; encoded by the coding sequence ATGCCCAATATTTTCGACATCAGCAGTATTTTCTTCACCGTTTGGGGGTATCCAATGAGCTACCTCGAATTTTTTGGGGTTGTGACCGGCGGAGTGGCCGTTTGGCTTTCGACCCAGGCCAGTGTCTGGAGCTGGCCCGTTGGGGCGATAAGCGTAGTGCTGTTTTTCTTCCTTTTTTACCAGATTCAGCTCTACCCCGACATGTTTTTGCAGGTTTTCTTTCTGGTTACCAACATACAGGGCTGGTGGCGCTGGACCCACCCCAAGCCCGACGAAGCCATTCGGGAAGGGACAGCGCACGTAGGCGAGCTGAAAATAAGCCGCACACCCACCCGGCAACTGGTCATCTGGTCGTCGGCAGGGTTGCTGGCCACGGGGCTGCTGGGCACGTTTGCCAACAACCTGCACACCTTGTTTCCGGTACTGTTTAGCCAACCGAGTGCCTTCCCGTACATCGACTCATTTACGACCACCATGAGCGTTGTAGCTACGTTTCTGATGATTCAGAAACGGGTAGAGTGCTGGTATGTATGGCTCGTCGTCGACATTGTGCTCACGTACATCTACTTCGTGAAAGATGTAAAGCTGGTGGCGGCCGAGTACCTGATTTTTTGTTTTGTAGCCTTGCAGGGTGCCTGGCTCTGGACCCGCGAGTATCAGGCTTACAGACAGTTAGATGACGTGCCACATTAA
- a CDS encoding Gfo/Idh/MocA family protein, with translation MQKIAMLGGGFIGRFYADSLHGQRSRDQVVAIYARREETARKFADDYGCSFWSTNMEEVIAHPDVNMVCIALPNNLHAPAVELCAKHKKNVICTKPLGRTAAEALRMMQLVEEAGIFGGYLEDLCYSPKFLKALETVKNGALGRILWAKSRETHPGPHSDWFWDKEQAGGGCMLDLGCHCVEIARNFIGKDVRPVEVMCWAATQVKPIDAEDHAIALVKYENGAIGQFEVSWTFRGGMDLRDEVMGTEGTIWINNFLRTGFEMFTSGKASDYVAEKAESTAGWLFPVGDEVNDLGYNHMFTDMFRAVEEGREPAETFYDGYVVNAILDAAYRSAETKQWEPVQLPVWRGKEGLTQQQTLTEYDADHYLIKEEVTHDGRHKVILKEKTSGKIVERDL, from the coding sequence ATGCAAAAAATTGCCATGTTGGGGGGTGGCTTTATCGGCCGCTTCTATGCCGACTCACTGCACGGCCAACGCAGCCGCGACCAGGTGGTGGCTATCTACGCCCGTCGGGAAGAAACGGCCCGCAAATTTGCCGATGATTATGGCTGTTCGTTCTGGTCGACGAATATGGAGGAAGTGATTGCCCACCCCGATGTGAACATGGTGTGCATTGCTCTCCCGAATAATCTGCACGCACCCGCTGTTGAGTTGTGCGCCAAACACAAGAAAAACGTAATCTGTACCAAGCCCCTCGGCCGCACGGCCGCCGAAGCGCTGCGCATGATGCAACTGGTAGAGGAAGCCGGTATTTTCGGTGGCTATCTCGAAGACTTATGTTACTCGCCCAAATTTCTGAAAGCGCTCGAAACCGTCAAAAACGGAGCTTTGGGTCGTATTCTGTGGGCTAAGTCGCGCGAGACGCACCCCGGTCCGCACTCCGACTGGTTCTGGGATAAAGAGCAGGCCGGTGGCGGTTGCATGCTCGACCTTGGGTGTCATTGCGTTGAGATTGCCCGCAACTTCATCGGCAAAGATGTACGCCCGGTTGAGGTGATGTGCTGGGCCGCTACGCAGGTAAAACCGATTGATGCCGAAGACCATGCCATTGCCCTCGTGAAATATGAGAACGGGGCCATCGGGCAGTTTGAAGTAAGCTGGACGTTCAGGGGCGGTATGGACCTGCGCGACGAGGTGATGGGCACTGAGGGTACCATCTGGATCAATAATTTTCTGCGAACAGGCTTTGAAATGTTTACCTCTGGCAAGGCCTCCGATTACGTAGCCGAAAAAGCCGAATCGACCGCAGGGTGGTTGTTCCCGGTGGGCGACGAGGTGAATGACCTGGGGTACAATCACATGTTTACCGATATGTTTAGGGCTGTGGAAGAGGGCCGCGAGCCAGCCGAAACCTTTTACGACGGATACGTGGTCAACGCTATTCTGGATGCGGCCTACCGATCAGCCGAAACAAAGCAATGGGAACCGGTGCAACTGCCCGTATGGCGTGGCAAAGAGGGCCTCACCCAGCAGCAAACCCTGACAGAATACGATGCCGACCACTACCTGATCAAAGAAGAAGTGACCCATGACGGGCGGCACAAGGTAATCCTGAAAGAGAAAACGAGCGGAAAAATCGTGGAGCGCGATCTATAA
- a CDS encoding OmpH family outer membrane protein codes for MKKNIVMAFVAALLFGGISAQAQAQASTPVTTATAAGPLKLGYTSMDYLLSQVPEAKDIQNQLTIQRTQLENEAKRLEKEFQDKLQAYEKGAAQMSEVIRADREKELQGLQTRYQEFQRNAESQLQNKYQQLVNPVLQKIQKNVDAVAKENGYSYVFNLDAGAGTAVILLVAPEENNITDIVLKKMGVTPAPSTPAKAGAGAGTATPPANTPAPKKN; via the coding sequence ATGAAGAAAAACATTGTCATGGCGTTCGTAGCCGCTCTCTTGTTTGGTGGTATCAGCGCTCAGGCACAAGCCCAGGCCTCTACGCCGGTAACTACAGCCACGGCTGCAGGCCCGTTGAAGCTGGGGTATACAAGCATGGATTACCTTTTGTCGCAGGTACCTGAAGCAAAGGACATCCAGAACCAGTTGACCATCCAGCGTACGCAACTCGAAAACGAAGCGAAGCGGCTCGAGAAGGAGTTTCAGGACAAACTGCAGGCTTACGAAAAAGGAGCCGCTCAGATGTCGGAAGTAATCCGTGCCGACCGTGAGAAGGAGTTGCAGGGTCTGCAAACCCGCTATCAGGAGTTTCAGCGCAACGCCGAGTCACAGCTGCAAAACAAGTATCAGCAGCTGGTGAACCCCGTACTCCAGAAAATTCAGAAGAACGTAGACGCCGTAGCGAAAGAAAATGGCTACAGCTACGTATTCAACCTTGATGCGGGTGCAGGTACAGCCGTTATTCTGCTGGTAGCGCCTGAAGAAAACAACATCACTGACATCGTTCTGAAGAAAATGGGCGTAACGCCAGCTCCGTCAACACCCGCCAAAGCAGGTGCTGGCGCTGGTACGGCTACTCCGCCGGCCAACACACCGGCTCCCAAGAAGAACTAA
- a CDS encoding OmpH family outer membrane protein has product MRKGLFLLLLCSLFGASTASAQKFGYVDTEFIFSKMPEYQKALTEIDKFADKWSKEILDKNAEIEKLQRAYQAEEILLTDDMKRERQRVISDKEREARDYNNKIFGHEGLLFQKKKELIKVPMERVNRALEKVAIQKKLDFLFDKASDFVMLYTNPKHDYTDYVMEEMGLDTDSKPKNNAAAPNPAVPATQSTAKPK; this is encoded by the coding sequence ATGAGAAAAGGACTCTTTTTGTTATTATTGTGTTCTCTTTTCGGTGCTTCGACGGCTTCGGCTCAGAAATTTGGCTACGTAGATACGGAGTTTATCTTCAGCAAGATGCCGGAATACCAGAAAGCCCTGACCGAAATTGACAAGTTTGCCGACAAGTGGTCGAAGGAGATTCTGGATAAGAACGCCGAAATTGAAAAATTACAGCGCGCTTATCAGGCCGAAGAGATTCTGCTAACCGACGATATGAAACGCGAGCGGCAGCGCGTCATCAGCGATAAGGAGCGGGAAGCCCGAGATTATAACAATAAGATTTTCGGGCACGAAGGCCTGTTGTTTCAGAAGAAAAAAGAGCTGATTAAGGTACCCATGGAACGGGTCAACCGGGCGCTGGAAAAGGTAGCCATTCAGAAAAAACTTGACTTCCTGTTCGACAAAGCAAGTGACTTTGTCATGCTGTACACGAACCCCAAACACGACTACACCGATTACGTGATGGAAGAAATGGGGCTCGATACCGATAGTAAACCTAAAAACAACGCAGCCGCGCCGAATCCGGCTGTTCCCGCAACGCAATCAACCGCAAAACCTAAATAA
- the bamA gene encoding outer membrane protein assembly factor BamA, whose amino-acid sequence MVGLFPASVSAQVRIGAGIPTAPPATPVSDLNNYADPKEYEIGGLTVTGTRYLDPNSLVSLTGLKIGDKVRIPGEALGSSIRKLMESGLLDDVELFATNVTDSKIFLSFQVKDRPRLMKVNFAGVRKGEQESLKDKVKLNLGRVITPTVTKNTQLAVRKFFVDKGYLNTKVKTTVIPDSARNNATMRVTVDKGEKVKIRHIALNGRKEVEESKVRLKMKGTKEMRFGRLFTPSKFVPKKYEEDKQKLIEYYNKLGYRDAAVESDSIINNGGNTIDLVLNLNEGQRYYVRNVSFEGNYLYTADRLREVLGVNKGDIYNTEDLEKKLNGTPGQDLSSLYMDDGYLYFSATPVEKAIEGDSIDLEIRVFEGKQATINRVILNGNTKTSDHVVMRQIRTLPGQKFSKTQLIRTQRELATLGYFDPEKIGINPQPQNDGTVDIEYTVEEKPSDQIELSGGWGGFIGFVGTLGLTFNNFSARNITNMNAWRPLPAGDGQRLSIRFQANGRQFQTYSLSFVEPWLGGRKPNALSVSISSTVFRQFNQVDLFSRGTRNATAIGDYKNVAVTVGLGRQLKRPDDFFSLSHSLTYQRYDLNNIALFGNGYNNGLSNNFTFNTTLSRNSIDNPQFPRSGSSFSLSGSFTPPYSVFRPKDYKPPVEDRFKWVEYHKWMFDATWYQTVVGKLVLSARAHMGFLGSYNNRTEIGPFERFVLGGSGLAGQGVFALAQDIVGLRGYPDRQVYTADNNRIAGTGVTSQGGVVYNKFVSELRYPVSLNPSATIFVLGFLEGGNNWGSYKQFNPFDLKRSAGVGARIFMPAFGLIGIDYGWGFDPIPGVQKANTGQFHFTIGQQFR is encoded by the coding sequence ATGGTCGGGTTGTTTCCCGCTTCGGTTTCGGCGCAGGTGCGCATCGGTGCAGGTATACCCACCGCTCCTCCGGCTACTCCGGTCTCTGACCTGAACAACTATGCCGACCCGAAGGAGTACGAGATTGGCGGGCTCACCGTAACCGGTACCCGCTACCTGGACCCCAACTCGCTGGTATCGCTTACCGGTTTGAAGATTGGTGATAAGGTTCGAATTCCCGGCGAAGCGCTTGGCTCCTCCATTCGGAAGCTGATGGAATCGGGCCTGCTCGACGATGTGGAGCTATTTGCCACCAACGTGACTGACTCTAAAATCTTTCTGTCGTTTCAGGTAAAAGACCGCCCCCGTCTGATGAAAGTCAACTTTGCGGGTGTCCGCAAAGGCGAGCAGGAGTCGCTTAAAGACAAAGTGAAGCTGAACCTCGGCCGGGTTATTACTCCCACAGTGACCAAAAACACCCAACTGGCTGTTCGGAAGTTTTTTGTTGATAAGGGCTACCTAAATACCAAGGTTAAAACGACCGTGATCCCCGACAGCGCGCGCAACAACGCGACCATGCGGGTGACCGTAGACAAGGGTGAGAAAGTAAAAATCCGGCACATTGCCCTCAACGGCCGCAAGGAAGTTGAAGAGAGCAAAGTGCGGCTGAAAATGAAGGGGACTAAAGAAATGCGCTTTGGCCGTTTGTTTACCCCCTCGAAGTTTGTGCCCAAAAAGTACGAAGAAGACAAGCAAAAGCTCATTGAATACTACAATAAGCTTGGCTACCGGGATGCAGCTGTTGAGTCGGACTCAATTATCAACAATGGGGGTAACACCATTGATCTGGTTCTGAACCTCAACGAAGGACAACGGTACTACGTGCGCAACGTTTCGTTTGAGGGCAACTACCTGTACACGGCCGATCGGCTCCGCGAGGTACTCGGCGTGAACAAAGGAGATATTTACAATACCGAAGACCTTGAGAAAAAACTCAACGGCACTCCGGGGCAAGACCTGAGCTCGCTGTACATGGACGATGGCTACCTGTACTTCAGCGCAACACCGGTTGAGAAAGCTATTGAGGGGGATTCGATTGATCTGGAAATCCGGGTATTTGAAGGCAAGCAAGCCACCATCAACCGGGTAATTCTGAACGGAAATACCAAAACGAGCGACCACGTAGTGATGCGGCAGATTCGGACACTGCCCGGCCAGAAGTTCTCAAAAACGCAGCTGATCCGTACGCAGCGCGAACTGGCCACGCTCGGCTACTTCGACCCCGAGAAAATCGGCATTAACCCGCAACCGCAAAACGACGGTACGGTTGATATTGAGTACACCGTTGAAGAAAAGCCCTCGGACCAGATCGAACTATCGGGTGGCTGGGGTGGCTTTATCGGCTTCGTAGGTACGCTGGGTCTGACGTTCAACAACTTCTCGGCCCGCAACATCACGAACATGAACGCCTGGCGGCCCCTGCCCGCGGGCGACGGTCAGCGGCTTTCGATTCGTTTTCAGGCCAATGGTCGGCAGTTCCAGACTTATTCGCTTTCGTTTGTAGAGCCCTGGCTGGGTGGCCGCAAGCCCAACGCCCTGTCGGTGAGCATCAGCAGTACGGTGTTCCGTCAGTTTAACCAGGTTGACCTGTTTTCGCGCGGCACCCGCAATGCCACCGCCATTGGCGATTATAAAAACGTGGCCGTCACGGTGGGCCTGGGTCGACAACTGAAGCGGCCAGATGACTTTTTCTCGCTGAGCCACTCGCTTACCTACCAGCGCTACGACCTAAACAATATTGCCCTCTTTGGCAACGGCTACAACAACGGTTTGTCGAACAACTTTACGTTCAACACAACCCTGTCGCGCAATAGCATCGATAACCCACAGTTCCCCCGGTCGGGTTCATCGTTCTCATTGAGCGGTTCGTTTACGCCCCCGTACTCGGTTTTCCGCCCGAAAGACTACAAGCCACCAGTTGAAGATCGGTTTAAGTGGGTGGAGTACCACAAATGGATGTTCGATGCCACCTGGTATCAGACCGTGGTTGGCAAGCTGGTGCTGAGCGCCCGTGCGCACATGGGCTTCCTCGGTAGCTATAACAACCGTACTGAAATCGGGCCGTTTGAGCGGTTCGTACTGGGTGGTTCGGGTCTGGCTGGTCAGGGTGTATTTGCCCTGGCGCAGGACATCGTTGGTCTGCGGGGTTACCCTGACCGGCAGGTGTACACGGCCGACAACAACCGGATTGCCGGTACCGGCGTAACGAGTCAGGGCGGGGTTGTGTACAACAAGTTTGTGAGCGAACTCCGCTACCCTGTTTCGTTGAACCCCTCGGCTACAATCTTCGTATTGGGCTTCCTGGAAGGTGGCAACAACTGGGGCAGCTACAAGCAATTTAACCCATTCGATCTGAAGCGTTCGGCGGGGGTTGGTGCCCGTATCTTTATGCCGGCTTTTGGTTTGATTGGTATTGACTACGGCTGGGGCTTCGACCCGATCCCGGGCGTTCAGAAAGCCAACACCGGTCAGTTTCACTTTACCATCGGTCAGCAGTTCCGTTAA
- a CDS encoding isoprenyl transferase, protein MEEHIDPSNLPQHIAVIMDGNGRWAKKQGAARVFGHRNAIQAVREVTEGCAELGVKYLTLYAFSTENWNRPKLEVDALMQLLVHTIRGEMKTLMKNNVRLSTIGNTESLPKDCQRELQEAMQATEANTGLTLVLALSYSGRWEILEAVRQIATEAQQGTLSPDSITEETFGNYLTTRNMPDPELMIRTSGEMRISNFLLWQLAYSELYMPDVLWPDFRKNHLYEAILSYQRRERRFGKTSEQLVK, encoded by the coding sequence ATGGAGGAACACATTGATCCCAGCAATCTGCCACAGCACATAGCCGTTATCATGGATGGAAACGGACGCTGGGCCAAGAAGCAGGGAGCTGCCCGGGTATTTGGCCATCGTAACGCCATACAGGCAGTACGGGAGGTAACAGAAGGATGCGCTGAGTTGGGTGTTAAATACCTGACTCTGTACGCCTTTTCGACCGAAAACTGGAACCGCCCCAAGTTAGAGGTTGACGCCCTCATGCAGTTGCTGGTTCATACGATTCGGGGAGAAATGAAAACCCTGATGAAAAATAACGTTCGGCTCAGTACCATCGGGAATACGGAAAGCCTGCCCAAAGACTGCCAGCGAGAGCTACAGGAAGCCATGCAGGCAACCGAAGCCAATACCGGCCTGACGTTGGTGTTGGCCCTGAGCTACAGCGGACGTTGGGAGATTCTGGAAGCCGTGCGGCAAATTGCGACCGAAGCCCAGCAGGGAACGCTCTCGCCCGATAGTATCACGGAAGAGACGTTTGGAAACTACCTGACTACCCGCAACATGCCCGACCCGGAACTGATGATCCGGACGAGTGGCGAAATGCGGATCAGTAACTTCCTGCTCTGGCAATTGGCGTATTCGGAATTGTACATGCCGGATGTGCTTTGGCCCGATTTCCGAAAGAACCATTTGTACGAAGCTATTCTGAGTTACCAGCGCCGGGAGCGCCGTTTTGGCAAAACCAGCGAACAACTTGTAAAATGA
- a CDS encoding fasciclin domain-containing protein yields MRSTLRVWSSVLSLLMVLGCLIGCDKSTEEATPKSVSELIGQDASFSLLRAAVQRANLSDALKATNLTVFAPNDDAFKAAGFADIAAVNNAPVAQLERIVKYHLFNGIVKSDAPQLATNTPVQSVEGGTAYISRISSGSATGVTINGARVVKADQEVANGIVHTIDRVLLPPATNILSALQADPANFSLVVAAINRVPQLTALLSATNSPNGPVTIFVPDNAAFTAAGSPYTSLAAINGATLTALTSLLSYHATNGLLFSDQLTAGQLSTLNPASARLTIAITNNAPTLKGNQNTSPATVKRADIITNNGLIHVVSQVLRP; encoded by the coding sequence ATGCGTTCTACCCTGCGCGTCTGGAGTTCTGTGCTGAGCCTGTTGATGGTGCTCGGCTGTTTGATCGGCTGCGACAAAAGCACCGAAGAGGCTACCCCTAAGTCTGTTAGTGAGCTGATCGGGCAAGATGCCTCGTTCAGCCTGCTGCGTGCCGCCGTGCAACGGGCCAACCTGTCAGACGCACTCAAGGCCACTAACTTAACGGTATTTGCCCCGAATGATGACGCTTTCAAAGCGGCTGGCTTTGCCGACATTGCGGCTGTCAACAATGCCCCCGTAGCCCAGCTGGAGCGAATTGTGAAATACCATCTGTTCAACGGTATTGTGAAGTCTGATGCTCCGCAACTGGCCACCAACACGCCCGTGCAGTCGGTAGAAGGGGGTACCGCTTACATTTCGCGCATCAGCAGCGGAAGCGCCACGGGCGTCACCATCAACGGGGCGCGGGTGGTCAAGGCTGATCAGGAAGTGGCCAACGGCATTGTGCACACCATCGACCGGGTATTGCTGCCGCCCGCCACCAATATTCTGAGTGCGTTGCAGGCCGATCCGGCCAACTTCTCGCTTGTGGTGGCGGCTATCAACCGGGTGCCGCAGCTAACTGCCCTCCTGAGCGCGACCAACTCGCCCAACGGGCCCGTCACGATCTTTGTGCCCGACAATGCGGCTTTCACCGCTGCTGGATCGCCTTACACTTCGCTGGCGGCTATCAACGGCGCTACATTGACGGCGCTGACGAGCTTGCTCAGCTACCATGCCACCAACGGGCTGCTGTTTTCTGATCAGCTGACGGCCGGGCAGCTTAGTACCCTCAATCCGGCGTCGGCACGGCTCACCATCGCTATTACCAACAACGCCCCCACCCTGAAGGGGAACCAGAATACAAGCCCGGCGACGGTCAAGCGGGCCGATATCATTACCAACAACGGACTTATCCATGTGGTTAGTCAGGTGCTTCGCCCATGA
- a CDS encoding MBL fold metallo-hydrolase: MTFRNSMLTLLGVVIIIALGAVGVGFWVSGPRYSGPITDHFDGREFRNLPDANGKPVEAKGFREVISWLFSRERKEPWPAYHNDPPAPAPAPRVGGDSVRVTFVNHSTVLLQFDGLNVLTDPVWYERVSPFQFAGPKRNRPPGIRFEDLPKIDLILLSHNHWDHLDIGTVEKIWARDQPRLVCPLGVKAFLEQKGYEKVTELDWRQAYMFDANTTIHCVPAQHFSGRGLFDRNASLWAGFVIDSKVAGKLYFVGDTGYGPFLKTIGEQFGPFRLALVPIGAFKPEWFMAPIHVSPEQAVQLHKDVRSEQSVAIHFGTFPLADDGEEEPVEQLQKALQQHQIDPAQFRVLRNGEGLTVD; this comes from the coding sequence ATGACCTTCCGCAACAGTATGCTCACACTACTGGGAGTTGTTATCATCATCGCTCTGGGAGCGGTAGGTGTTGGTTTTTGGGTGTCAGGGCCCCGGTACAGTGGGCCAATAACCGATCATTTCGACGGACGTGAGTTTCGTAACCTGCCTGATGCCAACGGAAAACCGGTTGAGGCCAAGGGGTTTCGGGAGGTTATCAGCTGGCTCTTCTCACGGGAGCGCAAAGAGCCCTGGCCCGCGTATCATAACGACCCGCCCGCCCCGGCACCCGCGCCACGCGTGGGGGGCGATTCGGTGCGGGTTACGTTTGTGAACCACTCCACCGTTCTGTTGCAGTTCGATGGTCTCAACGTGCTGACCGACCCGGTTTGGTATGAGAGGGTGAGCCCGTTTCAGTTTGCAGGCCCAAAACGCAACCGCCCGCCCGGAATCCGATTTGAAGATCTGCCGAAAATCGACCTGATTCTGCTGAGTCATAATCACTGGGACCATCTGGACATCGGGACGGTCGAGAAAATCTGGGCTCGTGACCAACCGCGGCTGGTGTGTCCGTTGGGGGTGAAGGCGTTTCTGGAGCAGAAGGGCTATGAGAAGGTAACCGAACTCGACTGGCGGCAGGCGTATATGTTCGACGCCAACACCACCATTCACTGTGTGCCGGCACAGCATTTTTCAGGCCGTGGCTTGTTCGACCGGAATGCGAGCCTTTGGGCGGGTTTTGTGATCGATAGCAAAGTAGCGGGCAAGCTCTACTTTGTGGGCGATACAGGGTACGGGCCGTTCCTGAAAACGATTGGTGAGCAATTTGGCCCGTTTCGGTTGGCGTTGGTACCCATTGGTGCTTTTAAACCGGAGTGGTTTATGGCCCCCATACACGTGTCGCCCGAGCAGGCCGTGCAGCTACACAAAGATGTACGGTCAGAACAAAGCGTGGCTATTCATTTTGGTACGTTTCCGCTGGCCGACGATGGCGAGGAGGAGCCCGTTGAACAACTCCAGAAGGCGCTGCAGCAGCATCAGATTGACCCGGCGCAGTTTCGGGTATTACGAAATGGCGAAGGCCTGACTGTCGACTAA
- a CDS encoding FKBP-type peptidyl-prolyl cis-trans isomerase: MNRFFVFPLVALLCSIGLISCMSNDFVDSNQVAADNDASIRQYITKQSNATSYSMSASGLHYVILNPTPTSKLPSVGEEVTFSYVLYNLADQALDSSKASQLPSFTFGLNVLLPGLQEGLSYMRVGETARLLIPSHLAYGSQGQTSPPVAGNTPIRLDVKLVSSLTEDQQITNYLSSTALTSSLSLTAPPTAVQTPTGLRIIKTVTNPTGASITAGQSVTLNYSGLGLRSLTPFDKVTDGSFSFVVGRDQFIAGFTEGVLQMRVGEKATIIFPSSLGYGTQGSRNASGQFVILPYSPLRFDISVLGAK; this comes from the coding sequence ATGAATCGTTTTTTTGTATTTCCGCTGGTTGCGTTGCTGTGCTCGATCGGCCTGATTTCCTGTATGTCCAACGATTTTGTGGATTCCAATCAGGTGGCAGCCGACAATGACGCCAGCATCCGTCAGTACATTACCAAGCAGTCTAATGCGACCAGCTACAGCATGTCGGCATCGGGTCTTCATTATGTTATTCTGAACCCAACGCCGACTTCGAAACTACCATCAGTTGGCGAAGAGGTGACGTTTTCGTACGTGCTCTATAACCTGGCGGATCAGGCTCTCGATAGCTCCAAAGCGAGCCAACTGCCTTCGTTTACGTTTGGGTTGAACGTATTGTTGCCGGGCTTGCAGGAAGGCCTTTCGTACATGCGCGTGGGTGAAACGGCCCGGTTGCTCATTCCATCGCACCTGGCCTACGGAAGTCAGGGGCAAACCTCACCCCCGGTGGCAGGTAATACCCCTATTCGGCTGGATGTGAAGTTGGTTAGCTCTCTCACCGAAGATCAACAGATTACGAACTACCTGAGCTCTACGGCGCTAACCAGTTCGCTGTCGCTAACGGCTCCTCCCACGGCTGTGCAAACGCCCACGGGACTGCGCATTATCAAAACCGTAACCAACCCAACGGGGGCTTCAATTACGGCCGGGCAGTCGGTTACGCTCAACTACTCGGGGCTGGGCCTGCGCTCACTGACGCCTTTTGACAAAGTAACGGATGGTTCATTCTCGTTTGTGGTCGGCCGTGATCAGTTTATTGCTGGCTTTACAGAAGGCGTACTTCAAATGCGGGTTGGCGAAAAAGCGACGATTATCTTCCCGTCTTCGCTCGGATACGGAACGCAGGGCTCCCGCAATGCGAGTGGCCAATTCGTTATTCTTCCGTACAGCCCGCTTCGTTTTGATATAAGCGTTCTGGGGGCTAAGTAG